Proteins encoded by one window of Cylindrospermum stagnale PCC 7417:
- a CDS encoding RNA-guided endonuclease InsQ/TnpB family protein yields MLVFEFKAYGLAAQLTAVDDAIRTAKFIRNSCIRLWMDVKDTGKNDLQKYCAVLAANFPFANELNSMARQASAERAWSSISRFYDNCKKGISGKKGYPQFQKDCRSVEYKTSGWKLADNRKSITFTDKKGIGRLKLKGTRDLHFYQINQIKRVRLVKRADGVYVQFCIDVNRFENIEPTGNTVGLDVGLKEYYTDSDGTMVENPRFLRIGEKVLKRSQRRVSRKVKGSKNRGKGQQILGKRHLKISRQRKDHAVKLARCVVQSNDLIAYEDLRVKNLVKNHCLAKSINDASWYQFRVWVEYFAKVFKRVTVAVNPQYTSLECSSCGVIVKKTLSTRTHVCKCGCVMDRDENAARNILSRGLGTVGHTGTFALDASNAWGDETSTQIGENLFEQVMS; encoded by the coding sequence ATGCTTGTTTTTGAGTTTAAAGCTTATGGTTTGGCAGCCCAACTAACAGCAGTAGATGATGCAATTCGCACTGCAAAGTTCATCCGAAATAGCTGTATTCGGCTATGGATGGACGTTAAAGATACAGGTAAAAACGATTTGCAGAAATATTGTGCAGTCCTGGCGGCTAACTTTCCCTTTGCTAATGAACTCAATTCAATGGCTAGACAAGCTTCTGCTGAAAGAGCTTGGTCTTCTATCTCTAGGTTTTATGACAACTGCAAGAAGGGAATTTCTGGAAAAAAGGGGTATCCTCAATTCCAGAAAGATTGTCGTTCTGTAGAATACAAAACATCAGGATGGAAGCTGGCGGATAATCGTAAATCCATAACATTCACTGACAAAAAAGGGATTGGGCGATTAAAACTCAAAGGTACTCGTGATTTGCACTTTTACCAAATCAACCAAATAAAACGGGTAAGATTGGTAAAACGTGCGGACGGCGTTTATGTTCAATTCTGTATTGATGTTAACCGTTTTGAGAACATAGAACCGACTGGAAATACAGTTGGGCTAGATGTCGGACTAAAAGAGTACTACACCGACTCTGATGGAACAATGGTTGAAAACCCTAGGTTTCTTCGTATTGGTGAAAAAGTTCTCAAGCGTTCACAACGTCGTGTTTCCAGAAAAGTAAAAGGGTCAAAAAATAGAGGCAAGGGCCAACAGATTTTAGGAAAGCGCCACCTCAAAATAAGTAGGCAACGTAAAGACCATGCTGTGAAATTAGCACGGTGCGTAGTTCAGTCTAACGACTTGATAGCCTATGAAGATTTGAGGGTGAAAAATTTGGTGAAAAATCATTGTTTAGCTAAGTCTATTAATGACGCATCTTGGTATCAGTTCCGTGTCTGGGTTGAATACTTTGCCAAAGTATTTAAGCGCGTCACGGTGGCGGTTAACCCGCAGTATACTAGCCTTGAATGCTCTAGTTGTGGTGTCATTGTTAAAAAAACACTATCCACTCGAACCCATGTTTGTAAATGTGGTTGTGTGATGGATAGAGATGAAAATGCAGCTAGAAATATCCTGAGTCGAGGATTGGGTACGGTAGGGCATACCGGAACCTTTGCGCTAGACGCAAGCAACGCTTGGGGAGATGAAACCTCTACTCAAATTGGTGAAAACCTGTTTGAGCAAGTTATGTCTTAG
- the ppsA gene encoding phosphoenolpyruvate synthase, translated as MVTVSKTTVSQSAKDSSLVLWFDQVGIADIPLVGGKNASLGEMIQQLTPKGVNVPMGFATTAYAYRYFIESAGLEVKLRQIFADLDVEDVKNLQERGKKARSLLMHTPFPDQLRDAIATAYQNLCERYHADTDVAVRSSATAEDLPDASFAGQQESFLNIVTVPGVLAACHRCFASLFTDRAISYRHTKGFDHFSIALAVGVQKMVRSDLASSGVIFSIDTETGFQDVALITAAYGLGENVVQGTVNPDEYYVFKPTLKTGFRPIIDQRLGSKALKMVYDDGSKLTKNLPVPQSEKDKFAISDEEILQLARWACLIEEHYSQVHNSYTPMDIEWAKDGITNQLFVVQARPETVQSQKNGNLLRSYRLLGTGQNSPLVTGRAVGEAISQGKVNLMLDTNKIDQFQAGEILVTDRTDPDWEPIMKRASAIVTNSGGRTCHAAIIARELGVPAIVGCGNATEILADNQEITVSCAEGEEGKVYANLLPFEVQEVRLDNLPRTRTQILMNVGNPQEALSLAAIPNDGVGLARTEFIIANQIKIHPMALIHYDLLKDKFVQKKIAEITAMYADKSQYFVDKLAQGVGIIAAAFYPKPVIVRMSDFKSNEYANLLGGKQFEPDEENPMLGWRGAARYYDPGYREAFALECQAIKRVREEMGLINVIPMIPFCRTPDEGRLVLAEMAKNGLQQGVNNLQVYVMCELPNNVIMAEEFAEIFDGFSIGSNDLTQLTLGIDRDSALVARLFDERSQGVKRMVKMAIAAAKNRDGLRPARSNRKIGICGQAPSDYPEFAQFLVEQGIDSISLNPDSVLKTMLAVAKVEQQT; from the coding sequence ATGGTTACAGTATCTAAAACGACTGTATCTCAATCTGCTAAAGATAGCTCCCTCGTTCTCTGGTTTGATCAAGTTGGCATTGCTGACATTCCTTTAGTTGGTGGTAAGAATGCATCATTGGGGGAAATGATTCAGCAGTTGACGCCTAAAGGTGTGAATGTGCCGATGGGATTTGCTACTACTGCTTATGCTTATCGCTATTTCATCGAATCAGCCGGGTTAGAAGTAAAGCTGCGCCAAATTTTTGCTGATTTGGATGTTGAGGATGTTAAAAATTTACAAGAAAGAGGGAAAAAAGCGCGATCGCTATTGATGCACACACCATTCCCCGATCAACTGCGGGATGCGATCGCCACAGCATACCAAAATCTCTGTGAGCGCTATCATGCAGATACAGATGTCGCCGTCCGTTCTAGTGCCACCGCTGAAGACCTCCCCGATGCTAGTTTCGCCGGACAGCAAGAAAGTTTTCTGAATATCGTCACTGTCCCAGGGGTTTTAGCCGCTTGTCATCGCTGCTTTGCTTCCCTATTTACCGATCGCGCCATTTCCTATCGCCACACCAAGGGATTTGACCACTTTAGCATTGCCCTCGCCGTGGGCGTGCAAAAAATGGTGCGTTCTGACTTAGCATCTTCTGGGGTGATCTTCTCCATCGATACAGAAACCGGCTTTCAGGACGTAGCACTGATTACCGCTGCCTACGGTTTAGGCGAAAATGTCGTTCAGGGAACCGTAAATCCTGATGAATACTATGTATTTAAACCAACTTTAAAAACAGGTTTCCGCCCGATAATTGATCAAAGATTGGGCAGTAAAGCCTTAAAAATGGTTTATGATGACGGCTCAAAACTTACCAAAAATCTGCCCGTTCCCCAAAGTGAAAAAGATAAATTTGCCATTAGCGACGAAGAAATTTTACAACTAGCACGTTGGGCTTGTTTAATTGAAGAGCATTATTCCCAAGTCCACAACAGCTATACCCCGATGGACATCGAGTGGGCAAAAGATGGCATTACCAACCAATTATTTGTAGTCCAAGCACGTCCGGAAACTGTCCAGTCGCAGAAAAACGGAAACCTGTTGCGGAGTTATCGCCTCCTGGGAACCGGACAAAATTCTCCTTTGGTAACTGGTCGCGCTGTGGGAGAAGCTATTAGTCAGGGCAAAGTTAACTTGATGTTAGACACGAATAAAATCGACCAGTTCCAAGCGGGAGAGATTTTGGTGACAGATAGAACAGACCCCGATTGGGAACCAATTATGAAACGTGCGAGTGCGATCGTCACCAACTCTGGTGGACGCACCTGTCACGCGGCGATTATTGCGCGGGAATTGGGTGTACCTGCGATCGTTGGCTGTGGCAATGCTACAGAAATCTTAGCAGATAATCAAGAAATAACAGTATCTTGTGCAGAAGGAGAAGAAGGCAAAGTTTATGCCAACTTATTACCTTTTGAAGTTCAAGAAGTTCGCCTAGATAACTTACCCCGCACCCGCACTCAAATTTTAATGAATGTTGGTAATCCCCAAGAAGCTTTGAGTTTAGCTGCCATACCCAACGATGGAGTCGGTTTAGCACGAACCGAATTTATCATTGCCAATCAAATTAAAATCCATCCAATGGCCTTGATTCACTATGACTTATTAAAAGACAAATTTGTCCAAAAGAAAATTGCCGAAATTACGGCAATGTATGCTGATAAATCTCAGTATTTTGTAGATAAATTAGCCCAAGGCGTTGGCATAATTGCGGCGGCATTTTATCCCAAACCTGTGATTGTACGAATGTCAGATTTCAAAAGTAACGAATACGCTAATCTTTTAGGTGGTAAACAATTTGAACCTGACGAAGAAAATCCCATGTTGGGCTGGCGGGGGGCTGCGCGTTACTATGATCCAGGCTACAGAGAAGCTTTTGCCCTAGAGTGTCAGGCTATCAAGCGGGTAAGGGAAGAAATGGGTTTAATCAACGTCATCCCAATGATTCCCTTCTGTCGCACTCCTGATGAGGGGCGCTTGGTGTTGGCAGAAATGGCAAAAAATGGTTTACAGCAAGGCGTGAATAACTTGCAGGTTTATGTAATGTGCGAGTTGCCGAATAATGTAATTATGGCTGAAGAGTTTGCTGAGATATTTGATGGTTTCTCGATTGGTTCCAATGATCTAACTCAGCTAACACTAGGCATAGACAGGGATTCAGCCTTAGTGGCGCGGTTGTTTGATGAACGCAGTCAAGGTGTGAAACGGATGGTAAAAATGGCAATAGCCGCCGCCAAAAATCGCGATGGGCTACGCCCCGCCCGAAGCAATCGCAAAATTGGCATTTGTGGGCAAGCACCCAGCGATTACCCAGAATTTGCCCAGTTTTTAGTAGAACAAGGAATTGACTCCATCAGTCTAAATCCAGATTCGGTTTTAAAGACAATGCTAGCAGTGGCAAAAGTCGAACAGCAAACTTAA